In Sphingomonas sp. Leaf357, a single genomic region encodes these proteins:
- a CDS encoding beta-mannosidase — protein MTRLLLVLLGLLLAPLASAQPLLSPITRTLDAGWQVRLLPGDASAKAHKRAARWLPATIPGSVQTDLMAARLLADPWVGEGERAAQWVGLSDWQYRSVFTVDAAMLARHDVDLVFDGLDTFAAVRVNGTQVLAADNMFRTWRVAAKALLKPGANVIEIDFASPIKKLLPMALALKNQLPGAYDSAFGDEPKGVQTANYVRKPGYHFGWDFTPRIVTLGISKPVRIEAYDGVRLSGFHMQQVHLDDDVAVLDAKVEITAAAPRDVEVRVDITAPDGAVQTLTRTVTLFAGTNPIVLPARIEKPRRWWPVGYGAPDLYAVKATVTAQGETLGQAAHDIGLRTVEMRREKDQWGRGMAFVVNGVPIFAKGANFEPADSIPSRVPAARTDAALEAAVAANMNMLRIWGGGYYPDDALFDKADRLGLMLWQDFMFGNAVPPNDPVLHESTRAEAIDQVRRLRNHPSLVMWNGNNEVQVGWERWGDRKAFQKALGADGQELFGASIRRLFDKDLRAIVKEHAPGALYWGGSPTSDYDGPSDKLNDGDMHYWQTWSGAPLDDYLTVVPRFMSEFGLQSMPGLRTTREFLGKRRPEDLPVQIVGSAYDSGKGNGRILKYLHDDYGDPKSFVDYIYLSQLFQAEGLELSVIRQRASRPQSMGTLYWTLNDTWPGLINSIWAGQAWGSIDFHNRWKASHYRARRFYAPVTIGAQHIKGETIVTLISDQRAAFGAQWRLRVLDRDGALLSERGGDVTAAPLAATPLAKIADADLLGTADPKRSVAVAELIVDGKTVARQFSYFVHARELTLSDPGLAATIAAAPGGGYTLTVSTKTLARGVWIDFGTLDAALSDNAFDLAAGDSVTIAVTSKASLAQLRRSLTVRSFYGATK, from the coding sequence ATGACGCGATTGCTCCTCGTCCTGCTCGGCCTGTTGCTGGCGCCGCTGGCCAGCGCCCAGCCGCTCCTCTCGCCGATCACGCGCACGCTGGACGCCGGCTGGCAGGTCCGCCTCCTGCCGGGCGACGCAAGCGCCAAGGCGCACAAACGCGCCGCAAGGTGGTTGCCCGCGACAATTCCAGGATCGGTGCAGACCGACCTGATGGCCGCGCGCCTGCTCGCCGATCCGTGGGTGGGTGAGGGCGAACGCGCGGCGCAATGGGTCGGCCTGTCGGACTGGCAATATCGCAGCGTCTTCACCGTCGACGCGGCCATGCTGGCACGGCATGACGTCGATCTGGTGTTCGACGGGCTGGATACGTTCGCGGCCGTGCGGGTGAACGGCACGCAGGTGCTGGCCGCCGACAACATGTTTCGCACGTGGCGCGTCGCGGCCAAGGCCTTGCTCAAGCCCGGCGCGAACGTGATCGAGATCGATTTCGCCTCGCCGATCAAGAAATTGCTGCCGATGGCGCTCGCGCTGAAGAACCAGTTGCCCGGCGCGTATGACAGCGCGTTCGGAGACGAGCCGAAGGGTGTCCAGACCGCCAATTACGTGCGCAAGCCCGGCTATCATTTCGGCTGGGATTTCACGCCGCGCATCGTGACGCTGGGGATAAGCAAACCGGTACGGATCGAGGCCTATGACGGGGTGCGCCTGTCCGGCTTCCATATGCAGCAGGTTCATCTCGATGATGACGTCGCGGTGTTGGACGCGAAGGTCGAGATCACCGCGGCCGCGCCGCGCGATGTCGAGGTGCGCGTCGATATCACCGCGCCGGACGGGGCCGTGCAGACTCTGACCCGCACCGTCACCCTGTTCGCCGGCACGAACCCGATCGTCCTGCCGGCACGGATCGAGAAGCCGCGTCGCTGGTGGCCGGTCGGATACGGCGCACCCGATCTCTATGCCGTGAAGGCCACCGTCACCGCGCAGGGCGAGACGCTGGGGCAGGCCGCGCACGATATCGGCCTGCGCACGGTCGAGATGCGACGCGAGAAGGACCAATGGGGCCGCGGCATGGCATTCGTCGTCAACGGCGTGCCGATCTTCGCCAAGGGCGCGAACTTCGAACCCGCCGACAGTATCCCTTCGCGCGTGCCGGCCGCGCGCACCGATGCCGCATTGGAGGCGGCGGTCGCGGCCAACATGAATATGCTGCGCATCTGGGGCGGCGGCTATTACCCGGACGATGCCCTGTTCGATAAGGCCGACCGGCTCGGGCTGATGCTGTGGCAGGATTTCATGTTCGGCAACGCCGTGCCGCCGAACGACCCGGTGCTGCACGAAAGTACGAGGGCCGAAGCGATCGATCAGGTGCGTCGCCTGCGCAATCACCCGTCGCTGGTGATGTGGAACGGCAATAACGAGGTGCAGGTCGGCTGGGAACGCTGGGGCGATCGCAAGGCGTTCCAGAAGGCGCTCGGTGCCGACGGGCAGGAACTGTTCGGTGCGAGCATCCGTCGCCTGTTCGACAAGGATCTGCGCGCGATCGTCAAGGAACACGCTCCCGGCGCGCTGTATTGGGGCGGTTCGCCGACCAGCGATTATGACGGCCCGTCCGACAAGCTGAACGATGGCGACATGCATTATTGGCAGACTTGGTCCGGCGCACCGCTCGACGATTATCTGACGGTGGTGCCGCGCTTCATGTCGGAATTCGGGCTGCAATCCATGCCCGGCCTGCGTACCACGCGTGAATTCCTCGGCAAGCGCCGGCCCGAGGACCTGCCGGTGCAGATCGTGGGCAGCGCCTATGACAGCGGCAAGGGCAACGGCCGCATCCTGAAATATCTGCACGACGATTATGGCGATCCGAAATCGTTCGTCGATTACATCTATCTGTCGCAACTGTTCCAGGCCGAGGGGCTGGAACTGTCGGTGATCCGCCAACGCGCCTCGCGCCCGCAGAGCATGGGCACGCTGTATTGGACGCTCAACGACACCTGGCCGGGGCTGATCAACTCGATCTGGGCGGGGCAGGCGTGGGGCAGCATCGATTTCCACAATCGCTGGAAGGCGAGCCATTACCGTGCCCGCCGCTTCTACGCGCCCGTCACGATCGGTGCCCAGCATATCAAGGGCGAGACGATCGTGACGCTGATCTCCGACCAGCGCGCGGCATTCGGCGCGCAATGGCGGCTGCGCGTCTTGGATCGTGACGGCGCGCTGCTGTCGGAGCGTGGCGGCGACGTCACCGCCGCACCGCTGGCGGCGACGCCGCTCGCGAAGATCGCCGATGCCGATCTGCTCGGCACGGCCGACCCGAAGCGCAGCGTCGCGGTCGCCGAGCTGATCGTGGATGGCAAGACGGTCGCGCGGCAATTCAGCTATTTCGTTCATGCCCGCGAACTGACGCTGAGCGATCCGGGGCTGGCCGCGACGATCGCCGCCGCGCCCGGCGGTGGGTACACGCTCACGGTTTCGACCAAGACGCTGGCCCGCGGCGTGTGGATCGATTTCGGCACTCTCGACGCGGCATTGTCCGACAATGCTTTCGATCTCGCCGCCGGAGACAGCGTGACGATCGCCGTCACGTCGAAGGCATCGCTGGCGCAATTGCGCCGGTCGCTGACGGTGCGCAGCTTTTATGGAGCGACGAAGTGA
- a CDS encoding glycoside hydrolase family 2 protein codes for MALAFFCLSGAVGDPAAAEQVDLDGGWSFWLAKGAPAEAPPVPNWLDADPAGAEAVTVPHSWNLTRGADADGVGWYARTLILPDGLAGRHLELHFGAVFYRARIWVNGVAAGAHEGGHTAFDLDVTRLLKPGANRILVAADDRPGFATIPGYAMRLAGSGNVWYDWWRNGGITRDVSLRIAEGGLIRRQRIGQTLTAETARVTTAVALENIDHRPHAYRLTAIAIDPDGREAARSDMRATIAAGAAAQSVATLAIAKPQLWNIGAGKLYRIVVELRDETARLLDRREDTIGLRTIAIRDRRLYVNGLAVRLTGVTRHQDSPWEGAAETRGTILHDMRDLAALHVTLTRPVHYPQPQAVFDAADRAGMLLIPEIPIWQMKASQLGDPRLLTLAKAMMGEMIAESGNHPSVLGWSVMNESDAASPEGLAFVRAMKAHIRQLDPDRFVTFADSDIAIRPVRVPALAEADFVLANAYFGTWSGAANRVEPWLDAFQKSYPDKMLVISEFGWPGPFSADSASADVARTANLQEQLAAFAGCPFVGGAIFWSYQDYRSNKNLFAGQADGLVDHGLVDGDRQRRPSYFAWERATRAVSASAAWTMAGDIPTGFTATVAGAAGGALPSYPLVGHRLRWRAIGGDRALLGEGEQSLATIAPGATISIAAGWTARATPVTLTIDILTADGTRAGGVVETFRPFKAGSAVFPPDSAQLPKVSQ; via the coding sequence GTGGCGCTCGCGTTTTTTTGCCTATCCGGCGCGGTGGGGGATCCGGCGGCGGCGGAGCAAGTCGATCTCGACGGCGGCTGGTCGTTCTGGCTGGCGAAGGGCGCGCCCGCCGAGGCACCTCCGGTCCCGAACTGGCTGGACGCCGATCCGGCCGGGGCGGAGGCGGTGACGGTGCCGCACAGCTGGAACCTCACGCGCGGCGCGGACGCGGATGGTGTGGGCTGGTACGCACGCACGCTGATCCTGCCGGACGGATTGGCGGGCCGGCATCTCGAACTGCATTTCGGGGCGGTGTTCTATCGTGCGCGCATCTGGGTGAACGGCGTTGCCGCTGGCGCGCACGAAGGCGGGCATACCGCGTTCGATCTCGACGTGACCCGATTGCTGAAGCCGGGTGCCAACCGCATCCTCGTCGCCGCCGACGACCGGCCCGGCTTCGCGACCATTCCCGGTTACGCCATGCGGCTCGCCGGGTCCGGCAACGTCTGGTACGATTGGTGGCGGAACGGCGGGATCACGCGCGACGTGTCGCTGCGCATCGCCGAGGGCGGGCTGATCCGCCGCCAGCGCATCGGCCAGACGCTGACCGCCGAGACGGCACGGGTGACCACGGCGGTGGCGCTCGAGAATATCGACCATCGCCCGCACGCCTATCGATTGACCGCGATCGCGATCGATCCCGATGGCCGCGAGGCGGCGCGGAGCGACATGAGAGCGACGATCGCGGCGGGCGCTGCGGCGCAGTCCGTCGCGACCTTGGCGATCGCGAAACCGCAATTGTGGAATATCGGCGCGGGCAAGCTCTATCGCATCGTCGTCGAACTGCGCGACGAAACCGCCAGACTGCTCGACCGCCGCGAGGATACGATCGGCCTGCGCACGATCGCGATCCGCGACCGAAGGCTCTACGTCAATGGCTTGGCCGTGCGGCTGACCGGCGTGACCCGGCATCAGGACTCGCCATGGGAGGGCGCGGCGGAAACGCGTGGCACGATCCTGCACGACATGCGCGATCTCGCCGCGCTGCATGTCACGCTGACGCGCCCGGTGCATTACCCGCAACCGCAGGCAGTGTTCGACGCCGCCGACCGCGCCGGCATGCTGCTGATCCCAGAAATCCCGATCTGGCAGATGAAGGCGTCGCAACTCGGCGATCCGCGTCTGCTGACGCTGGCCAAGGCGATGATGGGCGAGATGATCGCGGAGAGCGGCAATCATCCGAGCGTGCTCGGCTGGAGCGTGATGAACGAGAGCGATGCGGCCTCGCCCGAGGGGCTGGCCTTCGTGCGCGCGATGAAGGCCCATATCCGTCAGCTGGATCCGGATCGTTTCGTCACCTTCGCGGATTCCGATATCGCGATCCGCCCGGTGCGCGTGCCGGCGCTGGCGGAGGCGGATTTCGTCCTGGCCAACGCCTATTTCGGCACCTGGAGCGGGGCGGCGAACCGCGTCGAGCCCTGGCTCGACGCGTTCCAGAAAAGCTATCCCGACAAGATGCTGGTGATCTCCGAATTCGGCTGGCCGGGGCCGTTCTCCGCCGACAGCGCCAGCGCGGATGTCGCGCGCACAGCGAACCTTCAGGAACAACTGGCTGCCTTTGCCGGCTGTCCGTTCGTCGGCGGCGCGATCTTCTGGAGCTATCAGGATTATCGCTCGAACAAGAACCTGTTCGCGGGGCAGGCGGACGGACTGGTCGATCACGGGCTGGTCGATGGCGATCGTCAGCGTCGGCCGAGCTACTTCGCCTGGGAACGCGCGACACGGGCCGTTTCGGCGAGCGCTGCCTGGACGATGGCCGGCGACATTCCCACCGGCTTCACCGCGACCGTCGCCGGGGCGGCGGGGGGCGCGTTGCCGTCCTATCCGCTGGTCGGCCATCGGCTGCGCTGGCGCGCGATCGGCGGCGACCGCGCGCTGCTGGGGGAGGGCGAGCAAAGCCTCGCCACGATCGCGCCCGGTGCCACCATATCGATCGCCGCCGGCTGGACCGCGCGCGCGACCCCCGTGACGCTGACGATCGACATATTGACCGCCGATGGCACGCGCGCCGGCGGCGTGGTCGAGACCTTCCGTCCGTTCAAGGCCGGGTCCGCCGTCTTTCCGCCCGATTCCGCCCAATTGCCGAAAGTCTCGCAATGA
- a CDS encoding beta-mannosidase, whose protein sequence is MRRLTLLLAMLPTCAWAAPRTSVPLTSGWTMRIDPGDRAAAKAHPKAARWLRATVPGSAQTDLIAAKIIPDPYVGLNEAEVQWVGLTDWQYRTTLGATPDLLGRGHVDLVFDGLDTFAEVRLNGTKLLAADNAHRRWRVPVKALLKPGANDLLVTFRSPIRTLQPMVLKTPHPLPGEYDSVFGDEPAGRQTSPYIRKPKYQYGWDWGPRIVTQGIWRAARIEAWDDARIETLRVVQEGLTRNEARLSAELDVVAGEERPVTLAIAVTAPDGSVTQATRTVTVAAGASHVAVPIAIADPRLWYPAGYGAQPLYTVTATLAGSDTATRRTGLRSVELRRDKDVQGRGMALVVNGIAVFAKGANLIPFDMVPARVPVAQIRNVLAGARDANMNMIRVWGGGYYLDDAFYDLADEMGLMVWQDFMFGGAVTPPDREFRENVRIEAEEQVDRLQAHPSIVLWAGNNEVLSGWDRWSDRVAFKKAVGADEQERVGVGMAVLFGQVLRDAAERRDPDAVYWPGSPSSNYEGKPDTDADGDRHYWDVWAGSKPVEAYLNSCPRFMSEYGLQAMPDIRTIAAFARPGDLSPTSLVMKAHQKFMKGEGNDRLLFYIRQNYRSPRDFAEFVYLSQVMQAEGIALAALHHRACRPVTMGSLYWQLNDVWPGASWSSIDYYGRWKALNFHARRFFAPLAIAAERKHGTTRISLISDAVTPIEARWRVRTLDVDGKVLAARETATTLAPLSATAVATLPDAAVFAGGDPARTVAVAELLVDGRAVSRTLVTGVAPKDMALPDPGITTRWDGDRLTLTATRLARAVWVDFGAIDATPSDNAFDLLPGESRTVTVQSAASAAALTRALTVRTLAGLSPL, encoded by the coding sequence ATGCGCCGTCTGACGCTGCTGCTGGCGATGTTGCCGACCTGCGCCTGGGCGGCACCGCGCACTTCCGTCCCGCTGACGAGCGGCTGGACGATGCGCATCGACCCGGGCGACCGGGCGGCGGCGAAGGCGCACCCCAAGGCCGCACGCTGGCTGCGCGCCACCGTGCCGGGCAGCGCGCAGACCGATCTGATCGCGGCGAAGATCATCCCCGATCCCTATGTCGGGCTGAACGAGGCCGAGGTGCAATGGGTCGGGCTGACCGACTGGCAGTATCGCACGACGCTGGGCGCGACGCCCGACCTGCTCGGGCGCGGTCATGTCGATCTGGTGTTCGACGGGCTGGACACCTTCGCCGAGGTGCGGCTGAACGGCACGAAGCTGCTCGCCGCCGACAATGCGCATCGCCGCTGGCGCGTGCCCGTCAAGGCACTGCTGAAACCCGGTGCGAACGACCTGCTCGTCACGTTCCGCTCGCCGATCCGCACCTTGCAGCCGATGGTGCTGAAGACGCCGCATCCGCTGCCCGGCGAATATGATTCGGTCTTCGGCGACGAGCCGGCCGGCCGGCAGACCTCGCCCTATATCCGTAAACCCAAATACCAATATGGCTGGGATTGGGGTCCGCGCATCGTGACGCAGGGGATCTGGCGCGCGGCGCGGATCGAGGCGTGGGACGATGCCCGGATCGAAACGCTGCGCGTCGTGCAGGAAGGCCTGACGCGCAACGAGGCGCGGCTGTCCGCCGAACTGGACGTGGTGGCGGGCGAGGAACGGCCGGTGACCCTCGCCATCGCCGTCACCGCGCCCGACGGCAGCGTCACGCAGGCCACGCGCACCGTGACGGTCGCGGCGGGCGCGAGCCATGTCGCGGTGCCGATCGCGATCGCAGATCCGCGCCTCTGGTATCCCGCCGGCTACGGCGCGCAACCGCTCTACACGGTGACGGCGACGCTGGCGGGCAGCGACACCGCCACCCGCCGCACCGGCCTGCGCAGCGTCGAACTGCGCCGCGACAAGGATGTGCAGGGGCGCGGCATGGCGTTGGTCGTCAACGGCATTGCCGTCTTCGCCAAGGGCGCGAACCTGATCCCGTTCGACATGGTCCCGGCGCGCGTACCCGTCGCGCAGATCCGTAATGTGCTGGCCGGCGCGCGCGACGCCAACATGAACATGATCCGCGTGTGGGGCGGCGGTTATTATCTCGACGACGCCTTTTACGATCTGGCCGACGAAATGGGCCTGATGGTCTGGCAGGACTTCATGTTCGGCGGCGCGGTGACCCCGCCAGATCGCGAATTCCGCGAAAACGTGCGGATCGAGGCGGAGGAGCAGGTCGATCGGCTTCAGGCGCATCCCTCGATCGTGCTCTGGGCGGGCAATAACGAGGTGCTGAGCGGCTGGGATCGCTGGTCGGACCGGGTCGCGTTCAAGAAGGCGGTCGGCGCGGACGAGCAGGAACGCGTCGGCGTCGGCATGGCGGTGCTGTTCGGCCAGGTGCTGCGCGACGCCGCCGAGCGCCGCGATCCCGATGCGGTCTATTGGCCTGGGTCGCCGAGCAGCAATTACGAAGGCAAGCCCGATACCGATGCCGATGGCGACCGGCATTATTGGGACGTATGGGCGGGTAGCAAGCCGGTCGAGGCCTATCTGAACAGCTGCCCGCGCTTCATGTCCGAATATGGTCTGCAGGCGATGCCCGACATCCGCACCATCGCCGCGTTCGCACGACCCGGCGATCTCTCGCCGACCTCGCTCGTGATGAAGGCGCACCAGAAGTTCATGAAGGGCGAAGGCAATGATCGCCTGCTGTTCTACATCCGCCAGAACTATCGGAGCCCGCGCGATTTTGCCGAATTCGTCTATCTCAGCCAGGTAATGCAGGCCGAGGGGATCGCACTCGCCGCGCTCCACCACCGCGCGTGCCGCCCGGTGACGATGGGATCGCTCTACTGGCAGTTGAACGATGTCTGGCCGGGCGCATCCTGGTCGAGCATCGATTATTACGGCCGGTGGAAGGCGCTGAACTTCCACGCGCGGCGCTTCTTCGCGCCGCTCGCGATCGCCGCCGAGCGCAAGCACGGGACGACGAGGATCAGCCTGATTTCCGACGCCGTCACGCCGATCGAGGCGCGCTGGCGGGTGCGGACGCTGGACGTGGACGGCAAGGTGCTGGCGGCGCGCGAGACGGCGACGACGCTCGCACCGCTGTCCGCGACGGCGGTAGCGACCTTGCCCGATGCCGCCGTGTTCGCCGGCGGCGATCCCGCCCGCACCGTCGCGGTGGCGGAACTCCTGGTCGATGGTCGCGCGGTCTCGCGCACGTTGGTCACGGGGGTCGCGCCCAAGGACATGGCGCTGCCCGATCCCGGCATCACCACGCGCTGGGACGGCGACCGGCTGACGCTGACCGCCACCCGGCTGGCACGCGCGGTATGGGTCGATTTCGGTGCGATCGATGCGACGCCGTCCGATAACGCCTTCGATCTGCTGCCCGGCGAAAGCCGCACCGTCACGGTCCAGTCCGCCGCTTCGGCCGCGGCACTCACCCGCGCGCTCACTGTTCGCACGCTTGCAGGCCTGTCTCCGTTATGA
- a CDS encoding beta-N-acetylhexosaminidase translates to MIRFRTLALAVLLSSTAALAETPKLVPMPASIALAKGGLRIAEGAGITAADRGAGIAARLLVQRVKIDRGIALRTDAPGPIHIVRDASIAGDEAYVLTIDARGATITASGDAGLVHGAMTLAQLLSPDAAIGKPVMLPALVIHDAPRFKWRGVMVDPARHFVPVPTLYGIIDQLAAQKLNVLHLHLTDDQGWRVEIKRYPDLTRIGAWRTPPSSGQTPTAKVGGFYTQDELKALVAYARDRAITILPEIDMPGHAQAAVASYPEIGVLGDRPEVGHDWGVNPWLFSPDDHSMAFIRNVLDELMAIFPSEFIHVGGDEAVKDQWERSPAVQAKMKALGLKTEMEMQSWMIDQLGEYLAQHGRRLIGWDEILEGGLPASASVMSWRGEKGAVIAANAGHDVVLSPAPTLYLDSLQSDHADEPPGRLSGGKSIVTLADLYKYDPAPVGLAPDKARHVLGAQANGWSEYLVTPEQVQHALFPRLSALAELTWSPKDKRDFASFVTRMAPQMGRYARAGIAAADSAFAVDIRLQGTRGDALRTGKVAAALSTQTGFGTIRYTLDGKTPTARSRAYAAPLSVAPGVVIRAAAFAADRRPTALPRRFETSRAMLLRRSASDLAACPKGDLGLRVPLTADATGNAPVYNVNIFDTCTMYPAAPLDVAGGFTVDVARLARHYGLAHDTTKQRQYYKVTEHGELIVRSGGCDGPVAATFPLPDPATSPNRMSFKGALPKGTGDADLCMQFTASIAEPFYTVEAMQLSERD, encoded by the coding sequence ATGATCCGATTTCGTACCCTCGCACTTGCCGTGCTGCTGTCATCGACCGCGGCGCTGGCCGAGACGCCCAAGCTGGTCCCGATGCCGGCCTCGATCGCACTGGCGAAAGGGGGCCTGCGCATCGCCGAAGGCGCGGGGATCACGGCGGCCGATCGGGGCGCGGGCATCGCCGCCAGGCTGCTCGTCCAGCGCGTCAAGATCGATCGGGGGATCGCCTTGCGCACCGATGCGCCCGGGCCGATCCATATCGTGCGGGATGCGAGCATTGCCGGCGACGAAGCCTATGTGCTGACGATCGATGCGAGGGGAGCGACGATCACGGCGAGCGGCGATGCCGGGCTCGTGCATGGCGCGATGACACTGGCGCAACTGCTCAGCCCGGATGCGGCGATCGGCAAGCCGGTGATGCTGCCCGCGCTCGTCATCCACGATGCGCCGCGCTTCAAATGGCGCGGCGTGATGGTCGATCCGGCGCGGCATTTCGTGCCGGTCCCCACGCTCTATGGCATCATCGATCAATTGGCCGCGCAGAAGCTGAACGTGCTGCACCTGCATCTGACGGACGATCAGGGCTGGCGGGTCGAGATCAAGCGCTATCCCGATCTAACGCGGATCGGTGCGTGGCGCACGCCGCCGTCGTCGGGCCAGACGCCGACGGCCAAGGTCGGTGGCTTCTACACGCAGGACGAGCTGAAAGCGCTGGTCGCCTATGCCAGGGATCGCGCAATCACGATCTTGCCGGAGATCGACATGCCCGGCCATGCCCAGGCGGCGGTCGCCTCCTATCCCGAGATCGGCGTGCTGGGGGACCGGCCCGAGGTCGGGCACGATTGGGGCGTCAATCCGTGGCTGTTCAGCCCGGACGATCACAGCATGGCCTTCATCAGGAACGTGCTCGACGAACTGATGGCGATCTTTCCGTCGGAATTCATCCATGTCGGCGGCGACGAGGCGGTCAAGGATCAGTGGGAGCGGTCGCCCGCGGTGCAGGCGAAGATGAAGGCGCTCGGCCTCAAGACCGAGATGGAGATGCAGAGCTGGATGATCGACCAGCTCGGCGAGTATCTGGCGCAGCATGGCCGCCGCCTGATCGGCTGGGACGAGATCCTCGAAGGCGGCCTGCCGGCCTCGGCCTCGGTGATGTCGTGGCGCGGCGAGAAGGGCGCGGTGATCGCCGCCAATGCCGGCCATGATGTGGTGCTGAGCCCCGCACCGACCCTGTATCTCGACAGTCTGCAGAGCGATCATGCCGACGAGCCGCCGGGCCGGTTGTCCGGCGGCAAGTCGATCGTCACGCTGGCCGACCTGTACAAATACGATCCCGCCCCCGTGGGTCTGGCACCCGACAAGGCCAGGCATGTGCTCGGCGCTCAGGCCAACGGGTGGAGCGAATATCTGGTCACGCCGGAGCAGGTGCAGCATGCCCTGTTCCCGCGCCTGTCGGCGCTGGCCGAACTCACCTGGTCGCCCAAGGACAAGCGCGATTTCGCGTCCTTCGTCACCCGCATGGCGCCGCAGATGGGCCGCTATGCCCGCGCCGGGATCGCCGCCGCCGACAGCGCCTTTGCGGTCGATATCCGGTTGCAGGGCACGCGCGGCGACGCGCTGCGCACCGGCAAGGTGGCGGCGGCGCTGTCGACCCAGACCGGCTTCGGCACGATCCGCTACACGCTCGATGGCAAGACGCCGACGGCGCGTTCCAGAGCCTATGCCGCGCCGCTGTCCGTCGCCCCCGGCGTCGTGATCCGCGCCGCCGCCTTCGCCGCCGACCGCCGCCCCACCGCGCTGCCGAGGCGCTTCGAGACGAGCCGCGCGATGCTGTTGCGGCGCAGCGCTTCCGATCTGGCGGCATGCCCCAAGGGCGATCTCGGCCTGCGCGTGCCGCTGACGGCCGACGCGACGGGCAATGCGCCGGTCTACAACGTCAACATCTTCGACACCTGCACGATGTACCCGGCCGCGCCGCTGGACGTGGCGGGCGGCTTCACCGTCGATGTCGCTCGGCTCGCACGACATTACGGGCTGGCGCACGACACGACCAAGCAGAGGCAATATTACAAGGTGACCGAGCATGGCGAGCTGATCGTGCGGAGCGGCGGGTGCGACGGCCCGGTCGCGGCGACGTTCCCGCTGCCCGATCCCGCGACCAGCCCCAATCGCATGAGCTTCAAGGGCGCGTTGCCGAAAGGCACCGGCGATGCCGACCTGTGCATGCAGTTCACCGCCTCGATCGCCGAACCCTTCTACACGGTCGAGGCGATGCAGCTGAGCGAGCGCGACTGA